A single genomic interval of Drosophila virilis strain 15010-1051.87 chromosome 2, Dvir_AGI_RSII-ME, whole genome shotgun sequence harbors:
- the LOC6630539 gene encoding uncharacterized protein isoform X1 has protein sequence MSNLQDVPLAEPEDLPTIEQDTAGSKSNSLKRFFKLGKKSNTSQEASDEVTELEDEANKDPAKPGSISRLLTRLKGNSKTGNVQFVEQNEPTSSNNETAVEEAADKPVPNLKPTIKTSISGYWKQLFHRQKVANRQEQKSATDQETIELQDEPQESMEPQQTDSINAEEGPTTAAAEALREDIILNVPEKTMDNQTNCIPEIIEEVQMLAISDEIADPSNDDNKK, from the exons ATGTCAAACCTTCAAGATGTACCGCTTGCCGAGCCAGAAGACTTGCCAACAATTGAACAGGACACAGCCGGATCGAAATCCAATTCGCTGAAACGCTTCTTTAAGCTTGGCAAGAAGTCGAACACAAGCCAAGAAGCAAGCGACGAGGTGACTGAGCTGGAAGATGAGGCCAACAAAGATCCTGCCAAGCCGGGCAGCATTAGTCGTTTACTTACACGACTGAAGGGCAACTCCAAGACAG GCAATGTACAATTTGTAGAACAAAACGAGCCCACTTCCAGCAACAACGAAACGGCCGTGGAGGAGGCTGCTGACAAGCCGGTGCCAAACCTAAAGCCCACAATAAAGACATCGATATCAGGCTATTGGAAACAGCTATTCCACCGCCAGAAGGTGGCCAATCGGCAGGAACAGAAATCGGCAACGGATCAAGAGACAATCGAGTTGCAGGACGAACCGCAGGAATCGATGGAGCCGCAACAAACTGATTCGATTAATGCCGAAGAGGGgcccacaacagcagcagcagaagcctTGCGCGAGGATATCATTCTAAATGTGCCAGAAAAGACGATGGATAAccaaacaaattgcattcCCGAGATTATCGAGGAAGTTCAAATGCTCGCCATTTCAGATGAGATTGCGGATCCATCGAATgatgacaacaaaaaatag
- the LOC6630539 gene encoding uncharacterized protein isoform X2, producing MSNLQDVPLAEPEDLPTIEQDTAGSKSNSLKRFFKLGKKSNTSQEASDEVTELEDEANKDPAKPGSISRLLTRLKGNSKTEQNEPTSSNNETAVEEAADKPVPNLKPTIKTSISGYWKQLFHRQKVANRQEQKSATDQETIELQDEPQESMEPQQTDSINAEEGPTTAAAEALREDIILNVPEKTMDNQTNCIPEIIEEVQMLAISDEIADPSNDDNKK from the exons ATGTCAAACCTTCAAGATGTACCGCTTGCCGAGCCAGAAGACTTGCCAACAATTGAACAGGACACAGCCGGATCGAAATCCAATTCGCTGAAACGCTTCTTTAAGCTTGGCAAGAAGTCGAACACAAGCCAAGAAGCAAGCGACGAGGTGACTGAGCTGGAAGATGAGGCCAACAAAGATCCTGCCAAGCCGGGCAGCATTAGTCGTTTACTTACACGACTGAAGGGCAACTCCAAGACAG AACAAAACGAGCCCACTTCCAGCAACAACGAAACGGCCGTGGAGGAGGCTGCTGACAAGCCGGTGCCAAACCTAAAGCCCACAATAAAGACATCGATATCAGGCTATTGGAAACAGCTATTCCACCGCCAGAAGGTGGCCAATCGGCAGGAACAGAAATCGGCAACGGATCAAGAGACAATCGAGTTGCAGGACGAACCGCAGGAATCGATGGAGCCGCAACAAACTGATTCGATTAATGCCGAAGAGGGgcccacaacagcagcagcagaagcctTGCGCGAGGATATCATTCTAAATGTGCCAGAAAAGACGATGGATAAccaaacaaattgcattcCCGAGATTATCGAGGAAGTTCAAATGCTCGCCATTTCAGATGAGATTGCGGATCCATCGAATgatgacaacaaaaaatag
- the LOC6630538 gene encoding uncharacterized protein — MKPQQRLDLETICRQSLSAVPLIMLSKSDALINALVLTLYYVGVSGADDRREFVTLGVKETRQGSTTRSAQRFGGMTIDGIGYHYTLRYQPGSRPQSFAQQQEQVTMAPSMPPAVTEMPAVPTEPAAEGPDEPEPTIPMRPTSMEPPPDPPVTPPKPTANSTDMMPSPMPTRRPSMRPSTRPSVPPTPSTTRTSIMQPQSFSSKLTNKLKQFIYGSPIKANLILKQSGAPKPKGKGFLSLFEVIKFPNTKCSVSMGDIRIVEGVCYHEFECKSLGGIPTESCAEGVGACCIFVNGCGDVTSQQTVYFESPNYPQAVRESMICVLTINVKKGVQQLRLDFQMFELSRPTNGDCIDDQFIISGHNANFHIPILCGINTGQHVYVHVGDSNESKVYLSVFVRVSSGGRSFNIMVRQIEDELAPDNCLQYFTDGEGIIKSFNYDVAGSIVEDREATYLNNLNYAVCLARSKNVCSIRYITEQLGGDQPDFQLINKDEAENDLVASGQAGAGIFNCPDDFIAINSVRLCGERLNDGTENEDYTMHAVVRDIAAGPIVLPFRTDAEYVGRGFRLVYRQELCV, encoded by the exons ATGAAGCCCCAGCAGCGCTTGGATCTTGAAACGATCTGCAGGCAGTCGTTGAGTGCAGTTCCGTTAATAATGTTGTCAAAAAGCGATGCGTTGATAAACGCTCTTGTTTTGACGCTCTATTATGTGGGCGTGTCTGGCGCCGATGATCGACGTGAATTTGTGACACTGGGCGTGAAGGAGACTAGGCAGGGCAGCACCACAAGATCAGCACAACGATTTGGCGGCATGACCATCGATGGCATTGGATACCACTACACGCTGCGCTATCAGCCGGGCAGTCGGCCGCAAAGCTTTgcacagcaacaggaacaggtGACCATGGCTCCGTCGATGCCGCCAGCAGTGACAGAGATGCCGGCAGTGCCGACTGAGCCCGCCGCCGAGGGACCCGATGAGCCCGAGCCAACGATACCGATGCGTCCGACTTCGATGGAACCTCCACCAGATCCACCTGTAACACCACCCAAGCCCACAGCCAATAGTACAGATATGATGCCTAGTCCCATGCCAACGCGAAGACCTTCGATGAGACCTTCGACGAGACCTTCTGTGCCGCCCACTCCCTCCACCACGCGCACATCCATTATGCAGCCGCAGAGCTTTTCCAGCAAATTGACCAACAAGCTGAAACAGTTTATCTATGGCTCTCCGATCAAGGCGAATCTCATACTGAAACAATCCGGCGCACCTAAGCCCAAGGGCAAGGGTTTCCTTAGTCTCTTCGAGGTGATCAAATTTCCCAACACCAAGTGCTCCGTCTCAATGGGAGACATACGCATCGTGGAGGGTGTCTGCTATCACGAATTCGAATGCAAGAGCTTGGGTGGCATACCCACCGAGAGCTGTGCGGAGGGTGTTGGCGCCTGCTGCATCT TTGTTAACGGCTGCGGTGATGTTACCAGCCAGCAGACCGTTTACTTCGAGAGTCCCAACTATCCGCAGGCGGTGCGCGAATCCATGATTTGTGTACTCACTATAAATGTGAAAAAGGGCGTGCAACAGCTGCGTCTGGATTTCCAAATGTTCGAG CTTAGTCGACCCACCAATGGTGATTGTATAGATGATCAGTTCATCATATCTGGACACAATGCCAATTTCCATATACCCATACTCTGTGGTATTAATACGGGCCAACATG TTTATGTGCATGTCGGCGACTCCAACGAGAGCAAGGTATATCTGTCGGTGTTTGTCAGAGTCTCGAGCGGTGGCCGATCGTTTAATATCATGGTCCGTCAAATTGAAGATGAGCTCGCGCCCGATAATTGCCTGCAATATTTCACCGACGGCGAGGGTATAATCAAGTCGTTCAACTACGATGTGGCTGGCAGTATTGTGGAGGATCGCGAAGCCACTTATCTG aaCAATCTCAACTATGCAGTATGCTTGGCACGCTCCAAAAATGTGTGCAGCATCAGGTATATAACCGAGCAGCTGGGCGGAGATCAGCCCGACTTTCAGCTGATCAACAAAGATGAGG CCGAAAACGATCTGGTGGCCAGTGGACAGGCAGGCGCTGGCATCTTCAATTGCCCGGACGACTTCATAGCCATCAACTCGGTGCGACTGTGCGGGGAGCGGCTGAACGATGGCACCGAGAATGAGGACTACACCATGCATGCTGTGGTGAGGGATATAGCCGCCGGTCCCATTGTGCTGCCCTTTCGCACCGATGCCGAATATGTGGGTCGCGGTTTTCGTCTGGTCTACAGGCAGGAGCTCTGTGTCTGA